A stretch of the Polaribacter pacificus genome encodes the following:
- a CDS encoding copper homeostasis protein CutC: MKLEICANSYQSAINAEVAGAHRIELCSELALGGITPSYGLLSKVLSNLNIPVFVLIRPRAGDFCYSDDEMEIMKEDIRICKQLGAAGIVSGVLKQDLSIDLERTKSLIDIAGTLSFTFHRAFDWVPNPVEELFNLENLGVDRVLTSGQKPNVVLGLENLKTFQKASKGIGILPGGGVNESNVQLFQKHQFTELHLSASSLRKTIEHIPIPMNSDKHFDEYQQATSDIKKIKTCLQLLTNES; this comes from the coding sequence ATGAAACTAGAAATTTGTGCCAATTCATATCAATCAGCCATCAATGCAGAAGTTGCAGGAGCTCATAGAATAGAACTTTGTTCTGAGTTAGCTTTAGGGGGTATTACTCCTTCATACGGACTGCTCTCTAAAGTGTTGTCAAATTTAAACATCCCTGTTTTTGTTTTGATAAGACCAAGAGCTGGTGATTTTTGTTATTCTGATGATGAAATGGAAATTATGAAAGAAGACATCAGAATCTGTAAACAATTGGGTGCAGCCGGAATCGTCTCTGGAGTTTTAAAACAGGATTTGAGTATTGATTTGGAAAGAACCAAATCGCTTATAGACATTGCAGGAACACTCTCCTTTACTTTTCACAGAGCTTTTGACTGGGTTCCAAACCCTGTAGAAGAACTCTTTAATCTAGAAAACCTGGGTGTAGATAGAGTATTGACTTCTGGACAAAAACCAAATGTTGTCCTTGGTTTAGAAAACCTTAAAACGTTTCAAAAGGCAAGTAAAGGCATCGGCATTTTACCAGGTGGTGGTGTTAATGAAAGCAATGTTCAGTTGTTTCAAAAACACCAGTTTACAGAACTGCATTTAAGTGCCAGCAGTTTGCGAAAAACCATTGAGCATATTCCGATACCTATGAACAGTGACAAGCATTTTGATGAATATCAACAGGCTACTTCTGATATTAAAAAAATAAAAACCTGTCTTCAACTTTTAACTAATGAATCGTAA
- the coaBC gene encoding bifunctional phosphopantothenoylcysteine decarboxylase/phosphopantothenate--cysteine ligase CoaBC gives MSVLSGKKVLIGITAGIAAYKTASLVRLFIKKGAEVQVIMTPASKDFITPLTLSTLSKNPVHSTFFNKEDENELWNNHVDLGLWADLMLIAPATANTLSKMVQGTSDNLLLATYLSAKCPVYFAPAMDLDMYQHPSTKNSLASLKAYGNKLIPATSGELASGLVGEGRMAEPEDIVNFIEKDVLSKLPLRGKKVLLTAGPTYEAIDPVRFIGNHSSGKMGFELAKAFANLGAEIFLVAGPSNEQVSNSFIHRIDVTTAEEMYTACHEYFKKVDIAILAAAVADYRPKQVANQKIKKKESVLQIELEPTRDILASLGKIKEQQFLVGFALETNDEIANAIGKLQRKNLDLIVLNSLQDKGAGFAGATNKITLIDKNLNKIPFQLKSKADVAIDIINEILNQLNA, from the coding sequence ATGTCTGTTTTAAGCGGTAAAAAAGTTTTAATAGGCATCACTGCCGGTATCGCCGCTTATAAAACGGCCAGTTTGGTTCGTTTATTTATAAAAAAAGGCGCAGAAGTTCAGGTTATAATGACTCCTGCGTCTAAAGATTTTATTACCCCTCTTACCTTATCAACCCTTTCTAAAAATCCAGTTCATTCCACTTTTTTTAACAAAGAAGATGAAAATGAATTGTGGAACAACCATGTTGATTTAGGCTTATGGGCAGATCTTATGCTCATCGCTCCAGCTACGGCTAATACACTTTCTAAAATGGTGCAAGGGACCAGTGACAATTTATTGTTGGCCACCTATTTGTCTGCCAAATGTCCCGTGTATTTTGCTCCTGCAATGGATTTAGATATGTATCAGCACCCTTCTACTAAAAACAGTCTGGCTAGCTTAAAGGCTTATGGCAATAAACTAATACCGGCTACTAGTGGAGAACTAGCAAGTGGTCTTGTTGGAGAAGGTCGTATGGCTGAGCCTGAAGATATTGTTAATTTTATAGAAAAGGATGTATTGTCAAAATTGCCATTACGTGGTAAAAAAGTTTTGCTTACGGCAGGTCCTACCTATGAGGCAATTGATCCAGTTCGTTTTATAGGAAACCACTCTTCTGGAAAAATGGGCTTTGAGTTGGCAAAAGCATTTGCCAATTTAGGGGCAGAAATTTTTTTAGTTGCAGGTCCTTCTAATGAGCAGGTGTCAAATTCTTTTATACATCGTATTGATGTAACCACAGCCGAAGAAATGTACACGGCTTGTCACGAGTATTTTAAAAAGGTTGATATTGCAATTTTAGCAGCAGCTGTTGCCGATTACAGGCCTAAGCAAGTTGCTAACCAAAAGATAAAAAAGAAAGAGAGTGTTCTGCAAATTGAGCTTGAGCCTACTCGTGATATTTTAGCTTCTTTAGGAAAGATTAAAGAACAACAGTTCTTGGTTGGTTTTGCTTTAGAAACCAATGATGAGATAGCCAATGCTATCGGTAAGCTACAGCGAAAAAACTTAGACTTGATTGTATTGAATTCATTACAAGACAAGGGTGCAGGTTTTGCTGGTGCTACAAATAAAATTACGTTGATAGATAAGAATCTGAATAAAATTCCGTTTCAATTAAAGTCAAAAGCCGATGTGGCTATAGACATCATCAATGAAATTTTAAATCAATTAAATGCCTAA
- a CDS encoding DNA-directed RNA polymerase subunit omega, with the protein MDYKETKAPVSTITYDKEAIEAPTNNIYEAISIIARRANQINGDLKKELLDKLDEFATYNDSLEEVFENKEQIEVSKFYEKLPKATAIAIEEWLAGKVYYRTPEAE; encoded by the coding sequence ATGGATTATAAAGAAACCAAAGCTCCAGTAAGTACGATTACTTATGATAAAGAGGCTATTGAAGCTCCTACGAACAATATTTATGAGGCAATTTCTATTATTGCAAGAAGAGCCAATCAAATTAATGGAGATTTAAAAAAAGAATTACTTGATAAGTTGGATGAATTTGCAACTTACAACGATAGCTTGGAAGAAGTTTTTGAAAACAAAGAGCAAATTGAAGTTTCAAAATTTTACGAAAAATTACCAAAAGCAACTGCTATTGCAATAGAAGAGTGGTTAGCTGGTAAAGTATATTACAGAACTCCAGAAGCAGAGTAA
- a CDS encoding DUF4835 family protein gives MPKFFLAFILFLFVQTFSAQELNCLITVNADKISGSNKQVFTTLQQSLNEFVNQTQWTGLNVKSQEKINCAFTITINAQPSTNRFEASIQVQSARPVYGSSYSSPVLNINDNDFNFNYTEFEAFNYNTVSFESNLRSTIVFYIYVILGMDADTFALNGGEEYFKKAKDVAMLAQQNGGPGWLDETGLQNRFLLIDNLTNAKLSAFKNILYSYHRLGMDIFHQDKNKAKSTIESTILQLEPLDNLSFGNSILRLFFDAKSDEIVNLFSDGQRSSKVNQMKEVLQKISPTNTTKWQKIK, from the coding sequence ATGCCTAAATTTTTTCTAGCTTTTATACTGTTTTTGTTTGTGCAAACTTTTAGTGCACAAGAATTGAACTGTTTAATTACTGTAAATGCTGATAAAATTTCTGGATCAAACAAGCAAGTATTTACCACATTACAGCAATCTTTAAATGAGTTTGTCAATCAAACGCAGTGGACAGGACTCAATGTAAAGAGTCAAGAAAAAATTAACTGTGCATTTACCATCACCATCAACGCACAGCCGTCTACCAATAGATTTGAAGCCAGTATTCAAGTACAATCTGCAAGGCCCGTCTACGGAAGTTCATACAGTAGCCCGGTATTGAATATTAATGATAATGACTTTAATTTTAACTATACAGAGTTTGAGGCATTTAATTATAATACTGTTTCTTTTGAGTCAAATTTACGCTCAACCATTGTCTTTTATATCTACGTTATTTTAGGAATGGATGCAGATACTTTTGCACTTAATGGAGGTGAAGAGTATTTTAAAAAAGCCAAAGATGTGGCTATGTTGGCGCAACAAAATGGGGGTCCAGGTTGGTTAGACGAGACAGGTTTGCAAAACAGGTTTCTTTTAATCGACAATTTAACCAACGCTAAGTTGTCAGCTTTTAAAAACATCCTTTATAGCTACCATAGATTAGGGATGGATATTTTTCATCAAGATAAAAACAAGGCCAAAAGCACCATAGAAAGCACCATACTTCAATTAGAACCCTTAGACAATTTATCCTTTGGTAATAGTATACTGCGATTGTTTTTTGATGCAAAATCAGATGAAATCGTCAACCTTTTTTCTGATGGACAGCGTTCATCAAAAGTAAATCAGATGAAAGAGGTCTTGCAAAAAATTTCTCCAACAAATACAACAAAGTGGCAAAAAATTAAGTAA
- the dapA gene encoding 4-hydroxy-tetrahydrodipicolinate synthase, translating to MQKFTGTGVALVTPFKADKTVDFDGLERLVEYQIAQGINYLVVLGTTGEPATLTLSEKEAVKAKIIETNKGRLPLVLGIGGNNTAAVVEEVSSTDLSAFDAILSVSPYYNKPTQEGIYQHFKAVATASSLPIILYNVPGRTASNMLPETIVRLANDFDNVIAVKEAAGDLVQAMRIIQDKPKDFLVISGDDMIALPMTLAGGSGVISVIGQGLPKNFSKMIQLGLEGKTKEAFALHYELAESIDLIFAEGNPAGIKSLLNSINICLEEVRLPLVKASNTLQTQINTFLEKY from the coding sequence ATGCAGAAATTTACAGGAACAGGAGTGGCTTTAGTTACACCATTTAAAGCAGATAAAACAGTTGACTTTGATGGCTTAGAGCGTTTGGTTGAATATCAAATTGCACAAGGGATCAATTATTTAGTAGTTTTAGGGACTACTGGAGAGCCTGCAACACTAACACTTTCTGAAAAAGAGGCAGTAAAAGCTAAAATTATTGAAACCAATAAAGGACGTTTGCCTTTGGTTCTTGGGATAGGAGGTAATAATACTGCTGCAGTTGTTGAAGAGGTTTCAAGTACAGATCTTTCTGCTTTTGATGCTATCTTATCTGTATCTCCATATTACAACAAACCTACACAAGAAGGGATATATCAGCATTTTAAAGCGGTTGCGACGGCAAGTAGTTTGCCAATAATTTTATACAATGTTCCAGGTAGAACTGCATCAAACATGTTACCAGAAACCATCGTTCGATTGGCCAATGATTTTGACAATGTAATTGCTGTAAAAGAAGCTGCTGGTGATTTGGTTCAAGCCATGAGAATTATCCAAGACAAACCTAAAGACTTTTTAGTGATTTCTGGAGATGATATGATTGCGCTGCCGATGACACTTGCGGGCGGATCAGGTGTGATTAGCGTTATTGGTCAAGGTTTGCCTAAAAACTTTTCAAAAATGATTCAGTTAGGGCTAGAAGGAAAGACAAAAGAGGCTTTTGCTTTGCATTATGAGCTTGCAGAGAGTATCGATTTGATTTTTGCAGAAGGAAACCCAGCAGGTATAAAATCACTTTTAAACAGTATTAATATTTGTTTAGAGGAGGTGAGATTGCCATTGGTTAAAGCTTCAAATACCTTGCAAACACAGATTAATACTTTTTTAGAAAAGTACTAA
- a CDS encoding outer membrane protein assembly factor BamD gives MFKLKNLLYIATIGLVFSSCSHYQKVLNKGTVEEQYKMAEELYNAKKYSKALDLFVKVTPTYRSKPQMERIEFMIAQSNFNIKDYDLAGYYFERFAEGYPKSSKREEAAFLSAYSYMLAAPRYNLDQTETRRALNSFQSFIDAFPNSNRLDEANKYYKELRYKLEKKAFEIAKGYYTTAPSDPGNYKAAIIAFDNLLTEYLGSEFKEDALFYRLKAAHDLALKSVQRKKLDRIKEAILAYDKLKRNFPETKYLEESAKLLADLQKEQQTLEKS, from the coding sequence ATGTTTAAACTGAAAAATTTACTCTATATCGCAACCATTGGTTTGGTCTTCTCGTCATGTTCACACTATCAAAAAGTATTGAACAAAGGAACGGTTGAAGAGCAATACAAGATGGCTGAAGAACTTTACAATGCAAAAAAGTATAGTAAAGCGCTTGACTTATTTGTAAAAGTGACACCAACGTATCGATCAAAACCACAAATGGAACGCATTGAGTTTATGATTGCTCAGTCCAATTTTAATATCAAGGATTATGATTTGGCTGGTTATTATTTTGAACGTTTTGCAGAAGGTTATCCTAAGAGTTCTAAAAGAGAAGAAGCTGCTTTTTTATCAGCGTATAGCTATATGTTAGCGGCGCCTCGTTATAATTTAGATCAAACAGAGACCAGAAGAGCCTTAAATTCTTTTCAGAGTTTTATAGATGCTTTTCCTAATTCTAATCGATTGGATGAGGCAAATAAATACTATAAAGAACTCCGATATAAATTAGAGAAAAAAGCTTTTGAGATTGCAAAAGGATATTATACAACAGCACCATCAGACCCAGGTAATTACAAAGCGGCAATTATTGCTTTTGATAATTTATTGACAGAGTATTTAGGGTCAGAATTTAAAGAGGATGCATTGTTTTACCGATTAAAAGCAGCACATGATTTAGCTTTAAAAAGTGTGCAAAGAAAAAAATTAGATAGAATTAAAGAGGCTATTTTAGCATATGACAAGCTAAAGAGAAACTTCCCAGAAACTAAATACTTAGAAGAATCAGCTAAATTGTTAGCAGATCTTCAAAAGGAACAACAAACATTAGAAAAAAGTTAA
- the recN gene encoding DNA repair protein RecN, with protein sequence MLTKLSIQNYALINELTIDFSDGLSIITGETGAGKSILLGALGLVLGNRADTSALKDRESKCIVEAQLAIQNYQLEAFFEEEDLDYEPQTIIRREILPSGKSRAFVNDTPVTLNVLNALKTQLIAVHSQHQTQQLSDTHFQFSIVDALAKNATNIAKYQKKLKSYQQLQKEHDLLLATQREARQQHDYNLHLYEELVAAKLTEDEQEHLEEKLDKLNNIEEIKLSLSESLAMSTSDDIGLQSLLHSLDGKLQKIATYAKSYEELHARITSVKIEFDDIVSELEDANENVDFNPNQIEELNDRLQLLYNLQKKHYVSTNTALLAIQQELSEKVDLVVNADEELEKKTAAIKAEEKILDTLADEISKARKLVLPTLTDQLEVLLADLGMENARFSIQTKKTNNYFSNGKDQLDFLFSANKGGHFGELKKVASGGELSRVMLSVKKILSENSQLPTIIFDEIDTGVSGEVSNKIAHIMQMMAKHMQVITITHLPQIAAKGNQHYKVYKEDIDGQTTTNLKRLSKEERISEIAEMLGGKQLSDSAIIHAKELLN encoded by the coding sequence TTGCTAACAAAACTATCCATACAAAACTACGCTTTAATCAATGAGTTAACCATTGATTTTTCTGATGGTCTCTCAATTATTACTGGAGAAACCGGAGCTGGGAAATCTATTTTATTAGGGGCGCTTGGTTTGGTTCTAGGAAATAGAGCCGATACTTCTGCATTAAAAGATAGAGAAAGTAAGTGTATAGTCGAGGCACAATTGGCCATTCAAAATTATCAATTAGAAGCTTTTTTTGAAGAAGAAGACTTAGACTATGAACCTCAAACGATTATTCGAAGAGAAATTTTACCCTCTGGAAAATCGAGAGCTTTTGTCAATGACACGCCAGTAACCCTAAACGTTTTAAACGCGTTAAAAACCCAGTTGATAGCTGTGCACTCACAGCATCAAACTCAGCAATTATCAGACACGCATTTTCAATTTTCTATAGTTGATGCCCTAGCAAAAAATGCTACTAATATAGCCAAGTATCAAAAGAAATTAAAGAGCTACCAACAATTGCAAAAAGAGCATGACTTGCTTTTGGCAACTCAAAGAGAGGCAAGGCAGCAGCACGATTATAATCTGCATTTGTATGAAGAGCTTGTGGCAGCCAAATTAACAGAAGATGAGCAAGAGCACCTAGAAGAAAAGCTAGACAAGCTAAATAATATAGAAGAAATTAAGCTTAGTTTATCAGAGTCTTTAGCCATGTCAACCAGTGATGATATTGGCTTGCAAAGTTTGCTTCACAGTTTAGATGGTAAATTGCAAAAAATTGCTACTTATGCTAAAAGCTACGAAGAGTTGCATGCGCGAATCACAAGCGTAAAAATAGAATTTGATGATATTGTTTCGGAGTTAGAAGACGCCAATGAAAATGTAGACTTTAATCCCAACCAAATAGAAGAGCTCAACGATCGATTGCAGTTACTTTATAATTTGCAAAAAAAGCATTATGTATCTACCAATACTGCCTTGTTGGCAATCCAGCAAGAACTTTCAGAAAAAGTAGATTTGGTTGTAAATGCAGATGAAGAGCTAGAAAAGAAGACTGCTGCCATAAAAGCTGAAGAAAAAATTCTAGATACTCTGGCCGATGAAATTTCAAAGGCTAGAAAACTGGTATTACCTACTTTAACTGATCAGTTAGAAGTGTTGTTGGCTGATTTAGGCATGGAGAATGCTCGTTTTTCTATTCAAACCAAAAAGACAAACAATTATTTTTCAAATGGTAAAGACCAGTTAGATTTTCTTTTTTCAGCAAACAAAGGCGGTCATTTTGGAGAATTAAAAAAAGTAGCTTCTGGAGGAGAACTGTCTCGAGTGATGCTTTCTGTTAAAAAAATTCTCTCAGAAAACTCACAGCTGCCCACCATTATTTTTGATGAAATTGATACGGGGGTTTCTGGTGAGGTTTCTAACAAAATTGCTCATATTATGCAGATGATGGCAAAACACATGCAGGTAATTACCATTACGCATTTACCTCAAATAGCTGCCAAAGGCAATCAGCATTACAAAGTATACAAAGAAGATATAGACGGACAAACCACCACCAATTTAAAACGCCTCTCTAAAGAAGAAAGAATCTCTGAAATTGCAGAAATGCTAGGAGGCAAACAACTCTCAGATTCAGCAATCATTCACGCTAAAGAGTTGCTCAATTAA
- a CDS encoding beta-mannosidase: MNRKLLLLSFLALSVFSCKKLQQELPTNISLSENWVFKATDETSWKPAEVPGNVFTDLLKQNLIPDPFIKTNEDSVQWVSSKKWEYKKLFEVPKNILDKAQIELSFEGLDTYATVYLNDVKILTSNNAFRTYTVNVKSNLKNSNQLRVVFDNSQEQLKEKQNPYQLPEGSRIYTRKAQFQSGWDWGPKLNTAGIWKDVKLKAWNTVRFEDVFIKQDQLSKSLARLTAEISIHSTEDKNVSIFSLIDKQETSHELQIKKGTHTYKIPLEINNPELWWTHNLGAQKLYQFQFQLIADGTLSDVKNLKKGLRTIELVRKKDAIGESFAFHLNGVPVFMKGANYIPQNSFQNKVRDQHYKKLLSNAVDANMNMLRVWGGGIYENDIFYELCDEKGLLIWQDFMFACAMYPGDEDFLDNVQQEAIDQVKRLRNHSSIALWCGNNENAEGWNRWGWQTGRSEQEKEEIWKDYQKVFNDILPTTVSQLTDATSYWESSPKYGRGNPKHQFEGDAHDWWVWHDAYPFEHFTENVPRFMSEFGFQSLPSYQTINHINQTENVQLDTEAMKSHQKHVRGTQLIQEYLLRDYQMPKTDKDYVYISQLLQAKGIVMAIEAQRRAMPNTMGSLFWQLNDCWPAISWSSIDYFGNWKALQHKAKKAFKDLLISNKLTETNLDTYLINDHLEAFSGTLKLRLLGFDGAEIWSDEQLVSIAENTSKIVYKKALNTLDFDKKSTVLLSSFEGESSIFYFEKPKNLALQNKPISKEIIRKTATGFSIVLKSTTLQKDVFLWSSNQGHFSDNFFDLLPNEPVTIVFKTDATALEDLEIKSLNSIY; this comes from the coding sequence ATGAATCGTAAACTTTTACTTTTAAGTTTTTTAGCGCTAAGTGTTTTTTCTTGTAAAAAGCTACAGCAAGAGCTCCCTACAAACATTTCATTGTCAGAAAACTGGGTCTTTAAAGCCACTGATGAAACAAGTTGGAAACCAGCAGAAGTTCCTGGCAATGTTTTTACAGATCTGCTAAAGCAAAATCTCATTCCAGATCCTTTTATCAAGACCAATGAAGACAGTGTACAGTGGGTTTCATCAAAAAAATGGGAGTATAAAAAACTTTTTGAAGTCCCTAAAAACATCTTAGACAAAGCTCAAATAGAACTCAGTTTTGAAGGTTTGGATACCTATGCTACGGTCTATTTAAACGATGTAAAGATCTTAACCAGCAACAATGCTTTTAGAACCTACACCGTTAATGTAAAATCGAATTTAAAAAACAGCAATCAATTGCGGGTTGTTTTTGACAATAGCCAAGAACAACTAAAAGAAAAGCAGAACCCTTATCAGTTGCCAGAAGGCAGCAGAATCTACACCAGAAAAGCGCAGTTTCAATCGGGTTGGGATTGGGGGCCAAAATTAAACACAGCGGGTATCTGGAAAGACGTAAAACTAAAGGCTTGGAATACCGTTAGGTTTGAGGATGTATTTATTAAACAAGATCAGCTCTCTAAAAGCCTGGCGCGTCTAACTGCAGAAATTAGCATCCATAGTACAGAAGACAAAAACGTGAGTATTTTTAGTTTGATAGACAAGCAAGAAACAAGTCATGAACTTCAGATTAAAAAAGGAACTCACACTTACAAGATACCCTTAGAGATTAACAATCCTGAACTTTGGTGGACGCATAATTTAGGAGCACAAAAATTATATCAATTTCAATTTCAACTAATAGCCGATGGTACTCTTAGCGATGTCAAAAATTTAAAAAAAGGACTAAGAACCATTGAATTGGTACGAAAAAAAGATGCAATTGGCGAATCTTTTGCATTTCATTTAAACGGAGTACCTGTTTTTATGAAAGGTGCTAATTATATTCCACAAAATAGTTTTCAGAATAAGGTAAGAGATCAGCACTATAAAAAACTACTTTCTAATGCTGTTGATGCCAATATGAATATGCTGCGTGTTTGGGGTGGTGGAATCTATGAAAATGACATCTTTTATGAGTTATGTGATGAAAAAGGTCTTTTAATTTGGCAAGATTTTATGTTTGCTTGTGCTATGTATCCTGGGGATGAGGACTTTTTAGACAATGTACAACAAGAAGCTATCGATCAGGTAAAGCGCTTGCGAAACCACAGTTCAATTGCACTTTGGTGTGGTAATAATGAAAATGCAGAAGGTTGGAATCGTTGGGGCTGGCAAACGGGTAGGTCTGAGCAAGAAAAAGAGGAAATCTGGAAGGACTATCAAAAGGTTTTTAATGACATCTTACCCACTACTGTTTCTCAGTTAACCGATGCAACTTCTTATTGGGAGAGTTCTCCTAAATACGGTAGAGGGAACCCTAAGCATCAATTTGAAGGAGATGCTCACGATTGGTGGGTATGGCATGATGCCTACCCTTTTGAACATTTTACAGAAAATGTACCACGGTTTATGAGTGAATTTGGTTTTCAATCTTTACCTAGCTACCAAACCATCAACCACATCAATCAAACAGAAAATGTACAATTAGATACTGAGGCTATGAAGAGTCATCAGAAGCATGTTAGAGGCACGCAATTAATCCAAGAATATTTACTGAGGGATTATCAAATGCCCAAAACGGATAAAGATTATGTGTATATAAGCCAATTACTGCAAGCAAAAGGCATCGTTATGGCTATCGAAGCCCAACGAAGAGCCATGCCCAATACCATGGGAAGTCTTTTTTGGCAGCTAAACGATTGCTGGCCAGCAATTTCTTGGTCTAGCATTGATTATTTCGGCAATTGGAAAGCGCTTCAACACAAGGCAAAGAAAGCCTTTAAAGATCTGTTAATCTCAAACAAGCTAACCGAAACAAACCTTGATACCTATCTGATTAATGATCATTTAGAAGCTTTTTCTGGAACCCTAAAACTTAGATTGTTAGGCTTTGACGGGGCAGAAATATGGTCAGATGAACAGCTAGTCTCTATTGCAGAAAACACGAGTAAAATAGTCTATAAAAAAGCACTCAATACATTAGATTTTGACAAAAAATCAACTGTATTGCTAAGCAGCTTTGAAGGTGAAAGCAGTATTTTTTATTTTGAAAAACCCAAAAATTTAGCACTTCAAAACAAGCCCATCAGTAAAGAAATTATCAGAAAAACAGCCACTGGATTTTCTATCGTATTAAAGAGCACAACTTTACAAAAAGATGTATTTCTGTGGTCGTCTAATCAAGGGCATTTTTCTGATAACTTCTTTGATTTACTCCCTAATGAACCGGTTACTATAGTATTTAAAACTGATGCTACCGCACTAGAGGATTTAGAGATTAAAAGTTTAAACAGCATCTATTAA
- a CDS encoding enoyl-ACP reductase FabI → MYNLLKGKKGIIFGALNEHSIAWKVAERAHEEGATFVLTNAPIAMRMGELNTLAEKTGSQIIPADATSMEDLTNLVEKSMEILGGKIDFVLHSIGMSVNVRKGKHYTDSNYDFTEKGWDVSAVSFHKVMNVLYNKKAMNEWGSIVALTYMAAQRVFPDYNDMADNKAYLESIARSFGYFFGRDQKVRVNTISQSPTPTTAGSGVKGFDGFIAYADSMSPLGNATAADCADYTISLFSDLTKKVTLQNLFHDGGFSNMGVSDGVMDTFTAK, encoded by the coding sequence ATGTATAATTTACTAAAAGGAAAAAAAGGAATCATTTTTGGAGCTTTAAACGAGCACTCAATCGCTTGGAAAGTAGCAGAACGAGCACATGAAGAAGGCGCAACCTTTGTGTTGACCAATGCACCTATTGCCATGCGAATGGGAGAGTTAAATACTCTTGCAGAAAAAACGGGTTCTCAGATTATCCCTGCAGATGCAACGTCTATGGAAGATTTAACAAATTTGGTAGAGAAATCAATGGAAATCTTAGGAGGTAAAATTGATTTTGTATTGCATTCTATTGGTATGTCTGTCAACGTTCGTAAAGGAAAGCACTATACCGATTCTAATTATGATTTTACAGAAAAAGGCTGGGATGTTTCTGCGGTCTCTTTTCATAAAGTAATGAATGTTTTGTACAATAAGAAAGCCATGAATGAGTGGGGAAGCATTGTTGCTTTAACCTATATGGCTGCACAACGTGTTTTTCCTGATTATAATGACATGGCTGATAATAAGGCTTATTTAGAGAGTATTGCCCGTAGTTTTGGCTATTTCTTTGGACGTGATCAAAAAGTACGTGTCAATACGATTTCTCAATCACCAACTCCTACCACAGCAGGTAGTGGTGTTAAAGGATTTGATGGCTTTATTGCTTATGCAGATAGTATGTCTCCACTAGGGAACGCAACAGCAGCAGACTGTGCTGATTATACCATTTCACTCTTTTCTGATCTTACTAAAAAAGTAACTTTACAGAATTTGTTTCACGATGGAGGTTTCTCTAATATGGGAGTCAGTGATGGAGTTATGGACACTTTTACAGCCAAGTAG
- a CDS encoding glycosyltransferase has protein sequence MNLSFSIIVPVYNRPQEIEELLESLCQQDFSDDFELLIIEDGSKHTCAVEVEKYQSKLNIKYFFKANSGAGLSRNFGMENATGNYFIILDSDVLVPKQYLKVVKQALESNFTDVYGGPDAAHSSFTPLQKAINYSMTSVLTTGGIRGKKKAVGKFQPRSFNLGLSKKAFEKTKGFAALKAGEDIDLTFRLWENGFETQLIAEAFVYHKRRSSIQQFFKQTFAFGTARPQLNKRYPETAKITYWFPSLFILGLDISLIALLFGYWQGIALYVIYLGFLFVDALFQTKNLRVALLSIVTSMTQFMGYGLGFLESQFFPKVEE, from the coding sequence TTGAATTTAAGTTTTTCTATAATCGTACCCGTTTACAATCGCCCTCAAGAAATTGAAGAGTTGTTGGAGAGTCTTTGTCAGCAAGATTTTTCGGATGATTTTGAGCTGCTAATTATAGAAGATGGTTCTAAACATACCTGTGCTGTTGAAGTAGAAAAATACCAATCAAAACTCAATATAAAATATTTCTTTAAAGCCAATAGTGGAGCTGGGTTAAGCCGAAACTTTGGAATGGAAAATGCAACTGGAAACTATTTTATTATCTTAGATTCTGATGTACTGGTTCCAAAGCAGTACTTGAAGGTTGTAAAGCAAGCCTTAGAAAGCAACTTTACCGATGTCTATGGTGGTCCAGATGCCGCTCATAGCAGTTTTACTCCTTTGCAAAAAGCTATTAATTACTCTATGACTTCTGTATTGACTACCGGAGGAATTCGGGGTAAGAAAAAAGCTGTTGGTAAATTTCAACCGAGAAGTTTTAATCTCGGCCTGTCCAAAAAAGCATTTGAAAAAACCAAAGGTTTTGCCGCTTTAAAAGCTGGAGAAGATATTGATTTGACATTTCGCCTATGGGAAAATGGTTTTGAAACTCAATTGATAGCAGAAGCTTTTGTATATCACAAACGTAGAAGTAGTATTCAGCAGTTTTTTAAACAGACTTTTGCTTTTGGTACGGCAAGACCACAATTAAACAAACGCTATCCAGAAACGGCTAAAATCACTTATTGGTTTCCATCTTTGTTTATACTTGGTCTAGATATTTCTTTAATTGCATTACTTTTTGGTTATTGGCAAGGTATAGCCTTGTATGTGATATATCTAGGATTCTTGTTTGTAGATGCTTTATTTCAGACCAAAAACTTACGAGTCGCTCTTTTGAGCATAGTCACGTCAATGACCCAGTTTATGGGTTATGGTTTGGGTTTTTTAGAATCTCAATTTTTTCCTAAAGTAGAAGAATAA